The genomic DNA TTACAAATATTTGGTAATAGATGATATTGATAATAATTGATATTATAAATCAATATTTTTGATAAGAGCCAGGGGATGTATACATACTATTTTCGTGTTTTATTATAAGATTAACCAATTTTTACTGGTTGATCTTTCTTATATAGGACCTATTATAGCAGTATCCAGGTGGATTTTTCCCATCAGTCCAATTGGGCGATCATCTTATCAATTTTAAAAGTCTAAACAAAAACAGGACTGCCGAAGCAGTCCCTTTTTTAAAGAAAAGATCCCCTTTAGTTATCTCTTTAATAGCCGCCATAACCATAATGGGATGGACAACAGCCATATCCATGATGGAATGGATAACCTCCATAACCATGATGGAACGGGTAGCCGCCGTAACCCATGCCGTAGCCAGGATAGCCGCCATAACCCATACCGTAACCAGGATAACCTCCATAACCCATGCCGTAGCCAGGATAACCTCCATAACCCATACCGCTTCCAAAGAATTGTCTTTCCATTTTATATCTCCTCCTCAAATTGTTTCAAAAATAGTTTATGTGTCCATGTTCAAAGAGGAATAGATATTTGCCTATTAGTAAGTATATTCTTGGCTGTTATTTTCTTTGCGGTATAGGCATAACTCCTCAACGCACTAGTGTTCAAAAGACAATTGCAACATTCATTATCGTTGAGTCGACGGCTTGTTACTCGCATAGATTTTTAGTGGGCTCTCTTATCGTAAAAAATTCTCTTGATAAGGAAGGGGGTTAATTGAACCAGGTAAATATTTTATAAATAAACCAACATCAATGTGTCGCTTTTTCAATTGCTATGATATTGGGTTGATATTTGTTCCCCTCTCTGGGCAAATAAGACTAGTGGATATCCAATCATTAATAGAACTAAGATCAAAGAAATAACACCAATCCAATGAAAATGAGTCCAGAAAAATCCGCCAATGGATCCAACAAGGCTTGATCCAATGTAGTAAAAAAGAAGATAAAGAGATGAAGCTTGTGCTTTATTATTTACAGCACAGTCTCCTACCCAAGCACTCGCTATCGAGTGGCTGGCAAAGAAACCGAATGTAAAGATTGATATTCCAATTATTTTTGCTAGTAAAGAAGGAACAAGCGTAATGATTGCCCCTCCAACCATGATTGTTATTGAAATTTTTAATAGTAGGGAACGCCCATATTGATCTGCTTTTTTACCCATAAAAATGGAACTAAATGTACCAAACAAATACACAACAAATATAAATCCGATAAGTGCTTCGCTTAAGCGATAAGGCGGTTCATGGAGCAGGAACCCAATATAATTATATAAAGTTACAAAGCTTCCCATTAGCAAAAATGAAAGCATAATCAACGCTATTATTCTTTTATTGCTGAGATGCGAATTATAAGCCGCCCAAGCAGTTTCCCTGTCAAACGTTTTTTTCACAATATGACGTGAAGCAGGCAAAGTAAGCCAAAACACGGTACTAAATATCAGCGATATGCCTCCTATTGTCATTAAAGCAATTCGCCAAGTAAATAGATCTGTCAGTACACCCGTGATAATTCTTCCTGCCATGCCTCCTATACTTGTTCCGCTTATATAAAGCCCCATGATCTGGCCGATTCCTTTCGGATTAAATTCTTCCGCTACATAGGCCATTGCAATAGCCGGAACCCCTGCGATAAAAATTCCTAAAATCGCCCTAAATAAAAGAAGGATCATAAAATTAGGACTAAGTGAAGTTAACAAGCAAAGAATCGACGTGAAAAATAAAGATAAACTCATTGTTCGTTTTTTGCCAATTGCATCAGATAAAGCAGCCACAACTAACATGGCAAAAGCCAACACTCCGGTAGATACAGATAAGCTTAAACTTGCTCTTGATGCAGAGACATGAAATTCTTTGGCAAAAATCGGCAACAATGGCTGCGTTGTATAAAGAATTGCAAACGTTACAAATCCTCCAAGAAATAATGAAAGACTTGCCTTTCTGTATTCTTTTGTCCCTTTTTCAATATAGACCACAATTCTCGCCACTTTCTACAACTACTTATATTTCATACTATACTCTTTTATTGAAATAGACCCAAGCAACAACCATAAAAGTTAAGAAAATTGCACATCATTCAATCGTTTAAAACGAGCATTAGTTTAAACTCCCAATCCAAACATTGAAATAGACTTCATTTTAAAACATAACCAACATAATAAGGCGGTGTGAGCGGAGCCAAGCTCTTACTATTTGCTAAGCTAAAAAAGGTTCTTCTCTCAAGCAGGTTGACATTTCTATTTTTGTAAGCGCAGCTCCGCCCCTTTTCAACATAAATAAAAAACGACCGCCATTTCGACGGTCATAAATCAAGTGCTGCAATGAAAAAACAGCCGCAACCTTCTATTATTCTTCAACTTCAAATTCCTTATTCTTATCATCATTGATTTTATCTAACATCGAAATGGTATCGATTAGATGGTTGTTAAAAATTTGCCGGGCAATATTCAATAAGTCAATGATCATTGGGTCACGAAGAGAGTACAACACTCGATTGCCATCCTTCGTTCCATTTACAATGTTTTTTGAGCGTAATACACTTAGTTGCTGAGAAACAGCTGATCCTTCCGTGCCAATTAGCGTTTGCAGCTCATTGACATTTTTCTCGCCTTCCGCTAAAAGTTCCAAAATTCTTATCCTTAATGGATGGGCGAGTGCTTTGAAAAAATCAGCTTTAAATTGTTGTAATTCTAAATTCATTATGTCCTCCCTATTAGGATTTGTGAGCCAAACCCGTATATGCTGCTAAACCTCTTCTCTTTCCAGATTCCCATTCAGGATTTGAAAGCGCAGTACATTCTTGGAACGCGAAATGGTTACATCCGATGCACTTTTTATATTCCAAATTCGCTAATGCAAAATCAATTGCTTCTCCTGTATGTTCAAAGAAATGTTCTTCACCAATCTCATCATAAAGTTGTGTTCTTTTCAAGACTTCTTTCGGCTGGTTTTGGATGCCTGAAATAAGGATGATGCCCCCCTTTTTTTGAAAATGCCGGACAATACTTGCGAAAATTGCTTCTCCTGTTGTATCCATATAGGGTACTTTTCCCATCCGTAAAATTAATACTTTAGGACGGTGGTTAATCGTATCCATGATGTAGGATTCAAACATTTGTGCCGCTCCAAAGAAAAGCGGGCCTTCCACTGTAAAAATACTAATTTGCGGACAGTCATTCCCCTTGTTTACCACGTGCGGGCTTACTTTTTTATTCGTATCTAATGGATCTGGAAGCACCTTTGCAACCGTAAGCAATTCACTCATTCGTTTGACAAAGAGAATGATGGCTAATATCAACCCAACCTCAACAGCGATCGTAAGGTTTGTAAATACAGTGAGCAAAAATGTAATAACCAAGATCAAAGAGTCACTAGTCTTTGTTTTTAAAATGTGGATGAATTCATTTCGTTCACTCATATTCCACGCCACAACCATTAAGATCGGGGCCATACTTGCTAATGGGATATTGGAAGCATATGGAGCGAAAAGCAATAACACTGCAAGAACAACCAGACCATGAATGACACCGGACATTGGTGAAACAGCACCATTTTTTATATTCGTTGCTGTTCTTGCAATTGCACCTGTCGCTGGAATACCCCCAAATAAAGGAGTTACCATATTGGCGATCCCTTGCCCGATCAGCTCTCGATTGCTGTTATGTTTACTTCCCGTCATTCCATCAGCAACAACAGCGGATAAAAGCGATTCGATCCCGCCAAGCATGGCGATAACAAAAGCAGGACGAAGCAATTGTACGATTTTT from Bacillus methanolicus MGA3 includes the following:
- a CDS encoding ArsR/SmtB family transcription factor, giving the protein MNLELQQFKADFFKALAHPLRIRILELLAEGEKNVNELQTLIGTEGSAVSQQLSVLRSKNIVNGTKDGNRVLYSLRDPMIIDLLNIARQIFNNHLIDTISMLDKINDDKNKEFEVEE
- a CDS encoding SulP family inorganic anion transporter, encoding MRQLSLGRFSGYSIQNFRKDLLSGVIVGIIAIPLGMAFAIASGVKPEYGIYSTIIAGILISLLGGSKYQIGGPTGAFIPILLGIVMTYGYENLLIAGFLAGIMLFLMGVLRLGSLIKFIPRPVTIGFTSGIAVIIFTGQLANFFGLTGIKKHEDFLSNMKEIFEHLDTTNFYSVITAIVSLTLILLTPKLFPKVPGPLIGLIVASIVASMFFEGKVATIGSTFGEIPSGLPEFHIPEITSEKIVQLLRPAFVIAMLGGIESLLSAVVADGMTGSKHNSNRELIGQGIANMVTPLFGGIPATGAIARTATNIKNGAVSPMSGVIHGLVVLAVLLLFAPYASNIPLASMAPILMVVAWNMSERNEFIHILKTKTSDSLILVITFLLTVFTNLTIAVEVGLILAIILFVKRMSELLTVAKVLPDPLDTNKKVSPHVVNKGNDCPQISIFTVEGPLFFGAAQMFESYIMDTINHRPKVLILRMGKVPYMDTTGEAIFASIVRHFQKKGGIILISGIQNQPKEVLKRTQLYDEIGEEHFFEHTGEAIDFALANLEYKKCIGCNHFAFQECTALSNPEWESGKRRGLAAYTGLAHKS
- a CDS encoding MFS transporter translates to MVYIEKGTKEYRKASLSLFLGGFVTFAILYTTQPLLPIFAKEFHVSASRASLSLSVSTGVLAFAMLVVAALSDAIGKKRTMSLSLFFTSILCLLTSLSPNFMILLLFRAILGIFIAGVPAIAMAYVAEEFNPKGIGQIMGLYISGTSIGGMAGRIITGVLTDLFTWRIALMTIGGISLIFSTVFWLTLPASRHIVKKTFDRETAWAAYNSHLSNKRIIALIMLSFLLMGSFVTLYNYIGFLLHEPPYRLSEALIGFIFVVYLFGTFSSIFMGKKADQYGRSLLLKISITIMVGGAIITLVPSLLAKIIGISIFTFGFFASHSIASAWVGDCAVNNKAQASSLYLLFYYIGSSLVGSIGGFFWTHFHWIGVISLILVLLMIGYPLVLFAQRGEQISTQYHSN